AACGCTCTCGGCGTAGTGAGCGGAACGAGCAAAAGAGACATTGTTGAAATGCGATACGTTTCAGGGAGCGTTGTCGTCGAACCGGGACAAACGGTCTACACGACCGGGCAGGATGGAATTTATCCCGCGGGCCTGAAAGTGGGCGAGATCGTCGAGGTCGTCTCAGGGTCGGCGACGACACCGCACCAGATCTTCATTCGGCCAAGCGCAAGGCTCGGTTCGATGCAGGAGGTCGGCGTATTGCTCTACGAGCCGCCGCCGCGACAGGATTTCGAAAAGACCCTGCCAAATGCTCGAAAGGAGAACACAAAACAATAAGCCGAGGCGGCGGATATGATGGGGCCACGACCGACGGCCTGCGACGTAACGGATGGATAACGTAAAAATAACAGTTGCACTGATCATCGCCGTCCTTTTGCAATGGACGCTGCGAAACGTTGCCGAGCCGTTCGCCTACGTCGATTTTCCGCTGATCATCGTTGTTTACGCCGCGCTGCAGAGAAATGCACTCAGGGCGATCTTTTTCGGAGCCTTCGCCGGACTCGCCGTTGACGCCCTCAGCGGCGGGCTTCTGGGAGCGAACGGATTCTCGAAAACCCTCGTTGCTTTCGTCGTTTCCGAGATCGCCAGGAGGGTATATTTGGACAACCTTTTGCTCCGGATACCCGTCATAGCCGGAGCTTGTTTATTGGACGATCTCGTATATTACGGCGTTCACCGGCTGCTTGGCCAGGATCCTTCCGGACAGGTTCTTGTGATCGTTTCGTACACTCTGATAGGTACAACGATCGCCGGAACGATGATCTATATCTTTCTTGATTACTTTCTTGCCGAGCGGGCGAAGACAAGAAAGCGTGAGATGTTTCCGACCAAGCGGCAGACCCGCCGGCGCAACCCGATAAGGCTCGGAAAATAGAGCACCTTTGTTATGAAGTTGAACGAAAATGCTCAGAATCTCGGAGCAAGGATCGGAACGATACAGATCGTAGCGTTTCTGCTTCTTACGATACTCGGTGTTCGGCTCTATTACCTGCAGGTCGTCAAGGGCGATTACTACAGCGAACGTGCCGAGAACCAGCGGATCCGGCTGATCCCGATACCGGCGCCTCGGGGGGCCATCTTCGACCGGAACGGCAAGATCCTTGTAGATTCGCGGCCCACCTTTAATGTCGTTCTCTCGAATGAACCTCTGAAGCAGATCGCCGTCGAAGAACGTGTTGATGAATATGCCGAAGGGCTGAACCTCGAACCTCAGTTCGTTATCGAGCGGCTCAATGCGATCAAAAAGCAAAACGATTTTGAGACCCTTGTGCTGAAAGACAATGCGTCGATGCAGGACATTGCCTGGGTCGAGGCTCATTCGTTGGAATACCCTGAGCTTCGGATCGAACTCCAGCCGCAAAGATTTTATCCGCATGGCACAAACATGGCTCACGTCCTTGGCTATGTGGGAGAAATAAGTCCGAAGCAGCTCGAATCCGAGACGTTCAAGCAAAAAGGCTTTCGGCCGGGCGATATCATCGGCAAGGGCGGACTTGAGGAATACTACGATGAGTTTCTGCGGGGCAGGCCCGGTTACCGCAAAGTGATCGTGGACAGCCGCGGCCGGATACAAAGCGAGATCGAGGTCGTGCCGCCGCAATCGGGCCAGGATCTTGTTTCAACGATCGATCTTGACCTCCAGATGGCCGCCGAACAGCAGCTTGCGGCCTCGGTGACCAAGCGCGGAACGATCATTGCGATGGATCCGAACAATGGCGAATTACTTGCCCTTGCCTCGTGGCCCTCGTTCGACCCCAACGTCTTCGTTCAGGGAAGCAAGACACGTGAAGGGCGCAAACAGATCGCCGCATATTGGCAGGAACCTCAGCGGCCGCTCTTTAACCGTGCGATCCAGGGCCGATATCCGCCCGGTTCGACATGGAAGATCCCGGAATCGCTCGGGGCGCTGCAGCAGGGTGTCATCACGGTTCAGAATTCGAACATGGCGTGCGGCGGCGGCATTCAGATCGGAAACAAATTCACACGCTGTATGGGCAGCCACGGCTCGCCGCCCTTAAGCTACGCGATCACCAAATCGTGCGATGGCTATTATTACCGGCTCGCGCTAAAGATGAAGGTCGAGGGCCTGATCGAAATGATCGAGATGTTCGGTTACGACCAGCGGAGCGGGATCGATCTTCCGAATGAAAAGGTCTCGCAGACGCCGAAGAGCTGGAAACCGATAATCGAAAAACGCGAAGGCAAATGGAGCGACATCCGCACGGTTTATGCCTCGATCGGTCAGGACACGGTGTGGGTTACACCGATCTCGATGCTCAGGGCAGTTGCAAGCATCGGCGCTCACGGGAAGATGTATGTGCCGCATTTCCTTAAGGAATTCAAACCGATAAGCGGCACGGATAATTTTGAAGCACGGCCGGGCTTCGGATTTCAGCGGCCCGAGCCGAAAGACATCCCGATGACCCCTGAGCAGGAAGAGGTCATGGTCAAAGGAATGTGGGCCGTCGTAAACGGCGGCGGAACGGCGGCAGGTATTGCGATACCCGGCTTTGATGTCGCGGGCAAGACCGGGACGGCGCAGGTCGCTGAACTCGGAAAGGACGTTGGCGACAAGAAAGACCACGCCTGGTTCGTCAGCTTTGCTCCGGCGTACAAGCCGGAGATCGCCGTCATCGCCCTGATCGAAAACGTCGGTTTTGGCGGAAGCCATGCCGCTCCGGCAGTGAAGGGAGTTTATGAGGCTTATCTGGCAAAACGCGGCGGCGGTCCGGTTCAGACTGACGAGATCGCAAAAAAGTAACGGCTGAGAATAGAAGATGGTAGCGATAATCGAAAGACGGGATCTGCGTGATTTTGACTGGTTGACGACCATTGTCGCTATTGCCATCGCCTGTTTTGGCGTCTGGCAGATCCATAATGCGGTCCCGAATGCGGATACATGGTCAAAGCAGCTGATCGGGCTGGCGATCGCGATGTTCGCATTCGTGATAGTCGCCTTTTCTGACTATCGACGGATCATCGATGCCGCTCCGGTCTTTTATGCTGTCGGTCTGCTGTTGCTGTTTTTGGTGATAACGCCGCTCGGCGTCGAGGTCAACGGGCAGAAAGCATGGCTGCGTTTACCCGTGATCGGGCAGTTTCAACCGTCAGAGTTTGCCAAGATCCCGACGGTGCTGATGCTCGCAAAATACTTCGGTGCCCGGAAATCGGGAACGCTTCAGCTAACGGAGGTCTTTGTCGGCCTGGCGATACTCGCCGGACCGGTCGGGTTGATAATGCTTGAGCCGGATGCAGGCCAGGCGATCACATATTTCCCGATCCTCGCCGCGGTGTTCTTTCTTTCTGCGATCAAGATCCGTTACGTTGTCATCGCTCTTGTGGCGGCCGCGATATTCGTGCCGACCGCATTCTACGTCGGGATCCAGACCGGCGTTATCAAGCGGTATCAGCAAGAACGCGTCATGGCGATCATCGATCCGGAAAGCGCCGATCCGCGTGGATACGGCTATCACACGGTCCAGTCAATGATCACGGTCGGTAAGGGCGGACTTTCCGGCATCAAGGGCGATAGCGAGACCTCTCAAAGCGTGCTGAAGTTCCTGCCCGAGCCGCAAACAGATTTTATTTTTGCAGTTACGGCGGAAAATACCGGCTTTGTCGGGTGTATCGCGCTCCTTTTTGCATACGCGATGCTGATCTCGCGCCTGATCAGCGGAGCTCGCGAAGCTAACGACCGTGCCGGGATGCTTGTTATAATGTCGATAGCGACGGCGCTTGCGTTTCAGATATTCCTGAATATCGGAATGACGCTTGGCTTCCTGCCAGTCATCGGTGTACCGCTGCCGTTAATGAGCGCCGGACTGTCGGCGCTGCTTTCGACATTCCTTGCGATCGGGTTCGTGGTCAGTATCCGAATGCGTAGATTTGTCAATTAAGTGGTGGCCGGAAGGTCATTGAGGTTTTTATGGCAAGAGAAAGAAAGATCGTTGAACGAGAGGTCGGATCGATAGAATCGCGGAGCGGACTCGGGACAAAAGCTCTTTGGTTTTTGATGGCGGTCCTTCTTGCGGTCTCGGCCGGTGCGATCACGGGCGTACTTGCGTCTTATTATCTGAATAATTCGCGCTACTCCGTCGAAGTGTCTGCGCTTGCAACATACAGGCCGCCGCAGGTGACCACGATATATGCCGACGACGGCGAGACCGTACTTGCCGAATTTGCGATCGAAAAGCGGATCCCTATCAAAGAGCAGGACATCCCGAAAAATGTCGAGAATGCACTTCTCGCGATCGAAGATTACCGGTATTACGATCATATCGGTATCGATCCCTATCGAATTGTCGGCGTTGTCTTCAAGAACTTTACGACCGGCAGAATGGAAGGTGCCTCGACCATAACTCAGCAACTGGCCAAGAACTTGTTCCTTTACAAGGACCAGACCTATTCGCGAAAGATCAACGAGTGGATGGTAGCTCTTCAGATCGAGCGTTTTTATACCAAGCGTCAGATCCTCGAGATGTACATGAATTATGTGTTTCTTGGTGCGGGCGCGTATGGATTTGAGGCCGGTTCGAAGACCTATTTCGGCAAATCCCTGAAAGAGCTGAATCTTGAAGAAGCCGCTCTGCTTGCAGCGATCCCGAAATCGCCGGAATATTCGCCAACGCGGAACATGGAAAAGGCCAAGGCTCGCCGCGATATCGTGCTCGATCAGATGGCAAAATACGGGTATGTTTCGAATGATGAGGCTGAGGCCGCGAAAGCCAAACCGATCAAACTTGCCGACACGGCATATTACCAGGCGCTTCCGAAATCGACGCCTTGGGATTATCCGGTCGAAGAGATCCGGAAGTACCTCGAAGACAAATATACGACGCGCGTTGCACAGGGCGGGCTGAAGGTTTACACGACCATCAACGTAGAAGCGCAAAAGATAGCGACCAAAACGATCAGAGAAAAACTTCGGGCCTATGACCGCGGACGCAAGTGGCGTTCGGATTACCAGAACGTGCTTGTTGATCCGGACGGACAGCCATTGACGGATGAAAAGGACATTACAAAGGTCCTTAACACCTATAAACACGCCGATTGGTACGGTGACGAATATGACGAGGGCGAATACATCAAGGGCCTTGTCGTTCGGGCCAATCCGGCAGCCGATGAAGTGGGTGTAAGATTTGGCCGGTACAAGGCCGTGGTTCGACCGAAGGACATGGGCCGGAGCGGGAAGCGTCCGAAGGACGAGCTTAAGCCCGGCTTTCTCGCCGAGTTCCTGATCAAGAAGGTAGACAATCAGAATCAGATACTCGAGGTCGAGTTGGCACAGGTCCCCGAGGTTCAGGCGGCGATCGTTTCGATCAACGCCAAGAACGGCGAGATCGTCGCGATGGTCGGCGGTTACGACTATCATACCAATCGCTTTAACAACGCGACGCAGGGATTGAGGCAGACCGGCTCGGCGTACAAGCCGTTCATCTATGCGGCGGCGGTCGAAGACGGCATGACCCCCGATATGCTCGTTAGCGGTGCCCCGATCAAGCGCGGTGGCTGGCAGCCTTCCAATTACGACGGTTCGCCGAGCCATCCGAATGTTCCGATGAAGGTCGCGTTGGCCAAATCGTACAACCTCGCCGCGGTCCACCTTCTGGAACAGGTCGGGATCCAGGCCGGCGGACAAATGGTGAGGCGGTTCGGGATCACGAACCCGATGGCCCCGAGTCTGCCGTCAGCGCTCGGTGCGTCCGAAGCCTCGCTGCTCGAAATGGTCGCTGCATATTCGGCATTTCCGAACAAAGGCATCCGCATGCAGCCGCATCTGATCAGAAAGGTCTACAGCCGTGACGGTTCGCTGCTGGAAGAATATGACGGATCGAGCTCGAAGGTGATGAGCGAATATGTCGCATTGACAATGGTCGATATGATGCGCGGCGTCACCTCAGGCGGCGGGACGGCTCCGGGTGCGAGTGCGGGCGGCCATCCGCTGGCAGGCAAGACGGGTACGGTCAACAAACACACTGACGTCTGGTTTGTCGGTTACACGCCGTCGTACGTGACCGGCGTTTGGATGGGAAATCCGCTTCGAAAGGAATCGCTCGGTGCCGGCATGACCGGCGGCGGAACGGCACTTCCGATCTTCAATTCGTTCATGATCCCGTTCATGAAAGATAAGCCCCGCGAGAGTTTTCCACGGACGCCGCCAATGCCGTCAGAGATCCGATCACTGATGGAACGCAACCGTCGCGAAGAACTTGAAAAGCTCGCGCGTGCCGATCTGCAGGCTGCAAAGTCAGGCGCGGTGACGACGGCGACCCAGCCTGAATCGGCCGATTCGACGACCGCTGCACCGGCAGGTACCGGGTCCGATACAGAAAAGAGCATCGATATCCAACGGTCCAATCCGGGCAACGACCCGCCGCCGCCAGTTCGCCCGGTCACCCAGCCGCCGCCCGCAAGAAACAACGACCCGCCGTCGGCTCCTGAGGGGACGAAGCGAAAAGGCAAGAAAGGCGAAGGTTAATTTTCGCAGTTCAGCGTTGAATGTGCTTTAGCAAAAAAGCCCGGAGTCATTCGCTCCGGGCTTTCACTTTTATCGTTCACAAAATCTGCCGAGATAATATGGCAGCATCTTACGCCACCACGGCCAATCGTGATTTACGTCGTGTCCCCATAGCTCGAGCAGGTGAGGGATCCCTTTCGAATGCAGAACGCCCGATAGGTCGCGGCTGCGGTCCGGCGCCTCGTATGAACCCTGGCCCGAAACGATGACGATCGAATCTGCATTGCGAAGCCGCGGAAGGTGATGATCGTCGTTGAGATTCTTGAGATACATCATCGGGTTATTGAAATAGACGTTGTCGTCGAAGTAGCTCTCAAGATAATTATAGATATTGTAGCTTCCGCTCATCGCGATGGTTCCGCGAAACGCATCGGAATGTTTGAAATAGGTATTTGCCGCGAGAAACGCTCCGAGACTGGCTCCGGTCGTGAGTGGGCGGGCGTCGTTGCCGCATTCGTTCCGGATAAGAGGCAGCACCTCGTCGGTGATATAGCGGTCATACCGCGCGAGCATCTCGACCTTCCATGCCGGATGCGATTCTTTGTTCAAAAGGCTGTACTTATTAACTGAATTGATCGAATACGCGCGGATCAGGCCGTTCTCGATGAACCACTTGATCGAATCCACCAGATAGAACCGTTCATACTCAAGATAATCCGCCGCTGCCGTCGGGAACATCAGCAGCGGGTAGCCTGCGTGTCCGTATGCCACAAGCGGCATGTCCATGTTCAGATTGTGGCTGTACCACGAGGTTATGTCGCGTCTCATAAAAAAACTCTGCTCCAAAAGAAAAGAGGTTCTCAATAATCGAAAACCTCAATTCTATAACGAAATTCTGAAATCGCTTAATTCGCTGAGGTCAGCTTGAGGCCCGCGATACCGGCAATTATCAGAAAAATACAGGCGATACGGACAATATCCCTGGGCTCATCAAATAAAAACATCCCCAAGATCGCAGCACCGACCGTGCCGATACCGGTCCAAACCGCATAAGCTGTTCCGATCGGCAGTGTTTTTACGGCAAGCGAAAGGAAGTAAAAACTCGCGATCATCAGCACACCGGTAATAAGGCTGGGCACGAGCCGTGTCCAGCCTTCGGTATATTTCAGCCCGATCGCCCATGCGATCTCAAGCAATCCGGCTATGGCGAGATAGGTCCAGTTCATGATCGTCCGGGATAATGTCGGTCTCTGTAAGTCCGAAATGGGCTCGTCCTGCGAATAATCACAGCTACTTTACGACCGTGATCTCTCTCGATGTCGAGTTATAGCCGCCGTTGTCGACTACGTTCCCGTCTTTATCGACGAGTTCGAGCTTGATCGTATGTTTTCCGGCGGTCCAGCCTGAAAGCCAGAGCGGTGCCCACTTTTCGATCATTTTCGGCTCACCGCCGTTGACCGAATAGCGTACGCGATATTCACCGCCGTCGCCGACGAGCTTGGCATTTGCCAACCAAAAATCGATCATTATCGGGTCAGCGTCCGCCGCCTTGTATTCGCCCTTAGGCCGGCTATAAGTCAAGAGCGGTTTTTTGACATCGATCGCACCGCCGGTCGATACGGGCATGTCCTTACCCTCGGGTGTTGGCTTCGGTGCAGCGTTCGTGTTCGCATTCGCATTCGAATTCGACATTTGCTGGCCGGAATTGGTCGTTGCCGGCAGATCGAGGTTTGCTTCGCCATTCTTGACCGTAAACTTCACGACGTCAAAGGCGCCTTCGTTCTTGTAGCTTTCGTGCCACGGCCGCGAGGCAAATACTCGGAGCGTGTGTTCGCCGTCGGGGACGTTTCGGAGCTCAAACTCCTGCTCGATGTTGTAATAGGCCTCGTAAGCCTGATTGTCGAGGATCACGTGGATGTGATTGCCCATTTTTGTCTCAGGATCCATCCCGGGTCTGTAGCCTTTCAGATCTCCGCCAACGGCAAGCTGAACCCGAACGGTGGAAGATTCGACCGTGGCGCCGTCAACCGGAGCAGTTATCGCAACCTCGGGTGCGGCCGAATCCTGCTCGCCCCGAGCCGCCATCATGTCCTTGATGCGCTGCGGCGTGTCCGCAGGTGACAGGTTTACGGGCCCGGCGGGTGCCGCGTTGGTATTAGCATTGCTCGAGTGGTTCGAATGTTCGGTTTGAGCACCGCCGCATGCGATCAGCATCATTGAGCATGTCACGGCAAAAAAGATCGAAATATACTTCATAATTCCCCCAAAATTCTACAACCCTAAACGACCGTTTCAGCGGCTGTAGCCATGCTTGTTGCTATCGAACTATCCGCGAGAACGTGTTCGATCCCGAAAACGGCCGAAAAATTCGCGATCAATCGGTCCTCGACCTGTCTCAGATCGAGATCGCGGCCAAGCAGACGGTCCATCGAGGTGACCGGTTCACCTTCGCAGGCAATGATCCAATCAAAATAACTAAGGTCGGTGTTCACGTTTAGTGCAAAACCGTGTGTCGTGACCCACCGTTTGATATGGATCCCGATCGCCGCGACCTTTCCATCGGACGTATGGACACCCGTCAGACCTTCGATGCGAAACGCTTCGATGTCGTGATCGGCCATGGTCCTGATGAGCACTTCCTCAATGTCGCGGACATATCTATGAACGTCCTCGCGGTCCGGTGAAAGGCTAATGATCGGATATCCGACGATCTGGCCAAGGCCGTGATATGTGACCTTGCCGCCGCGGTCTGTCTCAAAGACCTCGGCATCGAGGCTTCTCAGAACCTCTGCCGAGGCCAGGATACCGCTTTCTTTCGCCCGTCGACCGATCGTGTAAGTATGAGGATGCTCGAGCAATAAGAGGTAGTCTCGCTCTCGACGTCCAATAACCTCGTGTTCAAGCGATCTTTGCAGGGTCAGAGCCGAACCGTAGTCGATCCGGCCAAGACGTCGAACCTCTAGCTGCCTTTTGTGCATCTATACTATGATAAAATTTTACATTGGTTTTGAACAGGCAGGCTATCTAATGAAAATATTGAGAATTCTATCGGTTTTGGTCGTCTCGACCACTATATTCGCTTTCGGGGCCGACGCCCAGACCCGCAAGACGCCGGCAAAACGACCGCCGACTCCAAAAGTCGTAACGACGAATACGGTGCCGGCGGCGACGGTAGCCGACACCAAAAGCGGCGCTGAAAAGCTCTCGATCCAGATAAAAAATGTAACAAAGTTCATTTATGCTCTCGGGGGCATCGCGCGGGGAATTGAGGATCTTGACAAGGAGGCGAGGACCAAGAAGATCGTCCAGGCAGCCATCGATCAGAACGAGACGAACAAGCGCGAGGTGATCCAGGCAATCAGAAACCTACAGGCGGGCTTGGCTACGCTTGAGGTGGAATTTCGAACGAAAGAACCTCTCAAGAGATACCTGGTGCAGATACAGGGGATAACTGAATTGAGCAATCAGTCAGAAGACCTTGCCCGATCAGGACGATTCAGCGAATCGGGCAAGCCGCTGCTTCTTGTGGTCGAAAAGCTCTCTGATACGCTGGTTGCGATGCGGTAACAATGAAGCCGGCCTACGGCTTGTTCAAAGCTGACGCATTCGTTGCCGGGTCGCATACCTCGATCTCATTCTTGCCGATCTTTCCGATCGCGTTCGCACCGAGGCCGAGTTTTTCGCGAATGTACTTCTCTGCCTCGTCTTTTATCAGCTCACCGTTCACCAGATCGACATTCCTGGCGATGACATCACCCTGTGATTCGAGCTTTCCGGGTTCAAGAAAGATGTACCAGGGCGTTCCCCATTTCCGTGTGTCGCCGGCGACCGTACGCTGCTGGTAATGTTCGGTCGTCAGCCGGTCGGTGGTCGAGACGGAATCGAAGACGTTCGGAAAGGTCAGCTTGTAAAATGATGTGTGGTTCTTCATTTCGCTCACCTTGGCGTAATTGCTGACGCCTATCACCGCAAGCCCTTTATCGCCGTATCTTTCGTGAAGTCCCTGAACAAATGCGACGTCGTGACGCCAGTTTGGGCACCAGGGAGCCCAATAGACCACCATCACCAACTTCTTGCCTTGAGTGAACGCACGTAAGTCGGTCTGGCCGTCGCCGCTGAGATTTTTGTAACTCCAATTGCGGTAATTGATCGTCTTCGCAACGATCGGCGATTGCTCGTTCTGAGCCGATACGAAAACAAATGAAAGCAGAACGATCGAAAATGCTGTAATGACCTTCATAAGATTGATTATAGAAAAGCCTAACGGTTCTGATGTCGCAAAACAAGCATTGGTTCGACCCGATCACTCGGCCGCACCTCTTCTGCCAAACAATCGGCTTCCCCAATAA
The DNA window shown above is from Chloracidobacterium sp. and carries:
- the mreD gene encoding rod shape-determining protein MreD; translated protein: MDNVKITVALIIAVLLQWTLRNVAEPFAYVDFPLIIVVYAALQRNALRAIFFGAFAGLAVDALSGGLLGANGFSKTLVAFVVSEIARRVYLDNLLLRIPVIAGACLLDDLVYYGVHRLLGQDPSGQVLVIVSYTLIGTTIAGTMIYIFLDYFLAERAKTRKREMFPTKRQTRRRNPIRLGK
- the mrdA gene encoding penicillin-binding protein 2, translated to MKLNENAQNLGARIGTIQIVAFLLLTILGVRLYYLQVVKGDYYSERAENQRIRLIPIPAPRGAIFDRNGKILVDSRPTFNVVLSNEPLKQIAVEERVDEYAEGLNLEPQFVIERLNAIKKQNDFETLVLKDNASMQDIAWVEAHSLEYPELRIELQPQRFYPHGTNMAHVLGYVGEISPKQLESETFKQKGFRPGDIIGKGGLEEYYDEFLRGRPGYRKVIVDSRGRIQSEIEVVPPQSGQDLVSTIDLDLQMAAEQQLAASVTKRGTIIAMDPNNGELLALASWPSFDPNVFVQGSKTREGRKQIAAYWQEPQRPLFNRAIQGRYPPGSTWKIPESLGALQQGVITVQNSNMACGGGIQIGNKFTRCMGSHGSPPLSYAITKSCDGYYYRLALKMKVEGLIEMIEMFGYDQRSGIDLPNEKVSQTPKSWKPIIEKREGKWSDIRTVYASIGQDTVWVTPISMLRAVASIGAHGKMYVPHFLKEFKPISGTDNFEARPGFGFQRPEPKDIPMTPEQEEVMVKGMWAVVNGGGTAAGIAIPGFDVAGKTGTAQVAELGKDVGDKKDHAWFVSFAPAYKPEIAVIALIENVGFGGSHAAPAVKGVYEAYLAKRGGGPVQTDEIAKK
- a CDS encoding rod shape-determining protein RodA, which codes for MVAIIERRDLRDFDWLTTIVAIAIACFGVWQIHNAVPNADTWSKQLIGLAIAMFAFVIVAFSDYRRIIDAAPVFYAVGLLLLFLVITPLGVEVNGQKAWLRLPVIGQFQPSEFAKIPTVLMLAKYFGARKSGTLQLTEVFVGLAILAGPVGLIMLEPDAGQAITYFPILAAVFFLSAIKIRYVVIALVAAAIFVPTAFYVGIQTGVIKRYQQERVMAIIDPESADPRGYGYHTVQSMITVGKGGLSGIKGDSETSQSVLKFLPEPQTDFIFAVTAENTGFVGCIALLFAYAMLISRLISGAREANDRAGMLVIMSIATALAFQIFLNIGMTLGFLPVIGVPLPLMSAGLSALLSTFLAIGFVVSIRMRRFVN
- a CDS encoding PBP1A family penicillin-binding protein produces the protein MARERKIVEREVGSIESRSGLGTKALWFLMAVLLAVSAGAITGVLASYYLNNSRYSVEVSALATYRPPQVTTIYADDGETVLAEFAIEKRIPIKEQDIPKNVENALLAIEDYRYYDHIGIDPYRIVGVVFKNFTTGRMEGASTITQQLAKNLFLYKDQTYSRKINEWMVALQIERFYTKRQILEMYMNYVFLGAGAYGFEAGSKTYFGKSLKELNLEEAALLAAIPKSPEYSPTRNMEKAKARRDIVLDQMAKYGYVSNDEAEAAKAKPIKLADTAYYQALPKSTPWDYPVEEIRKYLEDKYTTRVAQGGLKVYTTINVEAQKIATKTIREKLRAYDRGRKWRSDYQNVLVDPDGQPLTDEKDITKVLNTYKHADWYGDEYDEGEYIKGLVVRANPAADEVGVRFGRYKAVVRPKDMGRSGKRPKDELKPGFLAEFLIKKVDNQNQILEVELAQVPEVQAAIVSINAKNGEIVAMVGGYDYHTNRFNNATQGLRQTGSAYKPFIYAAAVEDGMTPDMLVSGAPIKRGGWQPSNYDGSPSHPNVPMKVALAKSYNLAAVHLLEQVGIQAGGQMVRRFGITNPMAPSLPSALGASEASLLEMVAAYSAFPNKGIRMQPHLIRKVYSRDGSLLEEYDGSSSKVMSEYVALTMVDMMRGVTSGGGTAPGASAGGHPLAGKTGTVNKHTDVWFVGYTPSYVTGVWMGNPLRKESLGAGMTGGGTALPIFNSFMIPFMKDKPRESFPRTPPMPSEIRSLMERNRREELEKLARADLQAAKSGAVTTATQPESADSTTAAPAGTGSDTEKSIDIQRSNPGNDPPPPVRPVTQPPPARNNDPPSAPEGTKRKGKKGEG
- a CDS encoding esterase family protein, with the translated sequence MRRDITSWYSHNLNMDMPLVAYGHAGYPLLMFPTAAADYLEYERFYLVDSIKWFIENGLIRAYSINSVNKYSLLNKESHPAWKVEMLARYDRYITDEVLPLIRNECGNDARPLTTGASLGAFLAANTYFKHSDAFRGTIAMSGSYNIYNYLESYFDDNVYFNNPMMYLKNLNDDHHLPRLRNADSIVIVSGQGSYEAPDRSRDLSGVLHSKGIPHLLELWGHDVNHDWPWWRKMLPYYLGRFCER
- the sugE gene encoding quaternary ammonium compound efflux SMR transporter SugE, with amino-acid sequence MNWTYLAIAGLLEIAWAIGLKYTEGWTRLVPSLITGVLMIASFYFLSLAVKTLPIGTAYAVWTGIGTVGAAILGMFLFDEPRDIVRIACIFLIIAGIAGLKLTSAN
- the lipB gene encoding lipoyl(octanoyl) transferase LipB — protein: MHKRQLEVRRLGRIDYGSALTLQRSLEHEVIGRRERDYLLLLEHPHTYTIGRRAKESGILASAEVLRSLDAEVFETDRGGKVTYHGLGQIVGYPIISLSPDREDVHRYVRDIEEVLIRTMADHDIEAFRIEGLTGVHTSDGKVAAIGIHIKRWVTTHGFALNVNTDLSYFDWIIACEGEPVTSMDRLLGRDLDLRQVEDRLIANFSAVFGIEHVLADSSIATSMATAAETVV
- a CDS encoding redoxin domain-containing protein, with product MKVITAFSIVLLSFVFVSAQNEQSPIVAKTINYRNWSYKNLSGDGQTDLRAFTQGKKLVMVVYWAPWCPNWRHDVAFVQGLHERYGDKGLAVIGVSNYAKVSEMKNHTSFYKLTFPNVFDSVSTTDRLTTEHYQQRTVAGDTRKWGTPWYIFLEPGKLESQGDVIARNVDLVNGELIKDEAEKYIREKLGLGANAIGKIGKNEIEVCDPATNASALNKP